A segment of the Populus nigra chromosome 12, ddPopNigr1.1, whole genome shotgun sequence genome:
CTGGGATGTGTTGAGGAGCACCCATTGtctattgattttaaaaaacttcattgGTTATCCAGGCTTCATCTCAAGCCTGTTTATAGTTTATAACTAGGGGAATAGTATTTCTTTGAAGTTTCATTCTTCAGTAATATGATTTATAGGGAAACTAAAGATCTTCTATCCTTGCTTCCAACTCTTCTTGTTTCACCTTAATGTCTGGTTGTAGAGGGATGGATATTCTAGAGTTCATTTTCTTCTCGATGATCTCAATCAGAATCCAAACccatttcaatttagtcttaaCTAGCTTATATGGAAAGCAAAAGTTTATTTCTCTGTATTTAATATACAAGGAGTATTTTGCTAATTTtcgtttttcctttttcataaaATGGATCCGGGAAAAAGCTTGGTAGTTTTCGCATTGGTCATTGCAAGTGAAAATGTTTGAACTTTGGCTTTTTGATACACCTATAGGCTTCACTGCCTATGTAACTTATATTTTATAACTGTTCTTTCTTCTGGGCTCTGTGGCATCTCTGTTTTTGTCATTCTTTTCTCTAAGATCTTTGTAATAACTTCAAAATGGTTCATTAACATTTTTGATTATATTATCGttgttacaattaaaaaataactatgcATTTTATTGCAGATCTGGCAGAGATTGCAAAGTTTCTGGGCATCACTTCAATTATAGATACAGAAGCCATCCAAGTAAGTTGCTTAATTCTGTATGTAAAATAGCTACTTTTTAATCAATGATTGCCTAACTAAGTAACAGTTTTTATACATTGCACTTCTTAGTTAACTTCAACGAGGTTAATTACAATTGAACATCCTTCTTAATCCCAACATATTCTTTCATTAGGAACACTTGGTAACTTGTGAATTtgatttcctgtttttttttttacaagtgaTGCATATGCTTACATCTAGTTTGTATAATCTACAAGTTTAAGATGGCCTGATAGATTAATGGTTGGTTAAGTAAAAGATTGTGTGTCTTTTCAAATGAATTGAAACGTCCAAATTATAAACAGTAAAGATTACTAAGGTATATGAGCAAGTCAACTTGGACTAGTTTGTTGGATGTTCCAATATCAAGTGAGTGCAATGTCAATGCCTTTGTGTTTCAGGGGCGAGGAAGCTATGAAGACCGAACTGAAATGCTTCGCCTAATTGTAGATCTCGTGGAGGCTAGCATCTATGCTGATAATCCTGAATGGAGGTTGAGTTTGCTTAAAGTTCACTATTTGAATTTGTTTCAACATTTGTTCATCAACTCTATGATCGTAAATGTTGCTACTTTTTGTTGCTTGCATTTCTTTACATCCTTTGTTCTTCTAAAATttgtttgtattatttttcagtGTAGATGAACAGGTGGCAAAAGACATACAACTCATAGATTCTATTGCAGAGAAACAAGCTCTAATATTCTCAGAGGAGTGCAAGCTGTTCCCTGCTGATGTGCAGATTCAATCCATATATCCATTGTAAGATTATGTTATTCTCCACTCTTATTTTGCCTGTTCACTCCTGTTTCTGAAGTATATTAAACAATGCCTATTAACCGGTATCAAACACAAACCCTTTTGGTGATTTTCAAGTTTGCCCATCTAGGTTACCTAGATAAGTGTTAGAATCTTTTCACTGGACAACCAAGTTTATGATAACCTGTTTTATATGGAATGAATTCCATTGTAGTCCAGAAGAAGACATATAAAAGCAACTTTTAGAACACAACTATAAATGCTGATGCCAAACATTTATAACATGATTATTCTTTCCAGTTATACTGGTAAatgatgattattatttttccatgtCACTAGATATAGTAACATTACCTTCCTTTTATCTAAGCACATTTGCAGACCAGATGTATCTGAGTTGGAGACAAAGCTTGCGGAACAGTCAAAAATACTTCAGAGTCTTCAGCAGAAAATTGATGACTTGGCATCTAAGGTTCATCCACTTATCTAATtcagttttgtttatttattgttttcttttatgttcaAAAGAGTCCTATGTATTTCTCACAttaaatcaatttgatgttACCATGTCTTCAATTcacactttgtgtgtgtgtgtgtgagagagagagagtgtgagtgAGGGAGAGAGAGTTTATTGCTCACGTAGCTCTAGACATAATGTTGTCATTCTTGGAGAAACTTTTGATATGCTGTTCTCTAGAACAGctgtttacacacacacacactctattGTTACACTGTTGAAAACACGTGCTGCTTTGGATTGTTGCATGTTCTCCCcttgaaaatacaatattaattcTTAAATTCCCACCTTTGAACAAACTGTTTTTCTGAATACTTATTTTCATCTAATGTGGAGCCATTCCCAATTTCTTGTACTGTGAAGTATTAATGCAGCtcatttttttccatctcatttatatcttattttccCTTGTTTTTAACTCTATAACACATTTTGTTTAGCATGCATACAATCCAGATGAGGAGTATTCTGAGGTGGAATCTCATCTCCGGGCACATTTGGAATCTTTCCTAGAAACTGCAAGATCATTCAATGTGATATACACAAAGGTCTGGATTTTCTTTGCTAggtcttaatttattatttaaatactcTTGTTGCTAGCTTTATCTGAACAAAGAAGTTTCTAGGAATGTTCTTAGAAACTTTAAGATAGGGATGACAGTGGGTACCTATGAGTCGGATTTCTTGATATTCATACCCTACCCTTAATCATCAGGTAAGAAATTTAGATATCCATAAACTATCCATTGGGTTTCGGGTATCCATATGGGTATTTATTATCtgaatattattaattactcaataaaaaacacaatagttaatatatatttatgaaatgataaaataataaatattatacgtATACATGTGTTCTATGTCAatattaagatatatttatcatattgtattaaaaaGTCGGATCGATCATGTTCGAATTAAATTGCCATCCTTACTTCAAGATCATTCAATTTATTTCTGAGGTTTCTCTACTCCCTTTGAATATATCTGAACAAAAACTTTTCTTATCATGCTGGATCTCTTTCATGCATCTGGTGTTGTGAGTTGGTATGCTCATTTGTTATGTTTCTTTGTTTGGTTGATTATGACTCTTCATAGACACGCTTTAAGACATTTTCAGTAGAAACTCTCTCAAATCTTTAACTTGTCGTACATTTTTACTGTTTTCAGCATAAAACTTTAGTCTTGAAAACTTATGCTTGAGCATCTCTATGATAATGAGTGAAAGTGTACTCTTGCTACATTATAACTGTAATGTGttcttttttacctttttagGAAATACGCCCTTGGACGCACATGATGGAAGTGCCACAGCTTCATGGGTTTGGACCAGCTGCCAACCGGTTGTTGGAGGCATACAAGATGCTTTGGAAGGTATATCAGCGtcatttcatgtttttaatgtttatctTCTCGAACGGTTGCATggtatcaatttaataatacttCTAAATCCTATCAGCACTTTATTCAGTCATGTCACCACACAATTGTTCATCATTATATAAAGCTATGACCTATAAGATTTCACCTcctttagtttatatatttcaaaatccCTCCCTCAGGGAGATGAGCTCATGAGGACTCTAGTTCATTAATGCTGTCTTGTCAAGAACACTGACAAAACAAAAGTTTAAACTTTAGCCAGCACCTTGACCTTCCAAATAGTGGAAAAATTGAAACAATTGGGAGTAGGAGAGGAATTAAGATGTGTCGAGTAAGATGTGGTAAGTAAATTTCTTAGACCCCTTCATAATCGGAAACATTCTGCGTGTCCTTCATAGGAAACTGAAAGGGTGGGGGGAAGCCCCAAGTAGTTGAGGGTATTTTAAATTACTGAAAAAGTTGAAATGCTAATAAAGCTCAtctccttaaaataaaaatttaacatcgGGGCATCATATTTTATTAGAAACATGAAGCATTGATAAAAGATTGATTCTTGTATcgaaaatctttttaaaactcTGACGATTATCACTGACATTATATGTTACCAAAGGAGAAAAGTAAGAGAAAACCTTGAGATGAACTTCAAAGGGCTTGCATAGGCAACACTGACCCAGCCTTGGCATACCAACTGTTCTATTGGAAACTGACATTCTTCCCATCACCATATGCTAAAGAAGATGTGGTCCTACACCAGGGGGAATCATGCAATTGTTTTCCTACCAAGGCATTTTTCTTGAACACCAAAGCATGGAGACCTAACATGCCCTTTCCACAGGCCTAAACTAGAACTAGAAGTTcccttttactcttttttttcttccggTTAAATTCAATGTGaagattttattcattttctgcTATACATTTGAATTTATATGGTTAGCTTTGATGTTTTTGAACAATTTgagtttttctccttttgttttctttttgtatttcaatattGTGCTCAAATGTTTTGCATGTGTTTTCCTGctagaaaattatcaagcacCGCACTAGCGAACTTTAAAAGCCTGAAAATAATGCTTTCTGCATTCTTATGATATAATCTAATCAGTGGTAATGATTGATGGAGATGTTCCATTTAAGCTCAAAGCCATTCACAGCATTTGTGAAACTCTGCTTGAACTTGTATCAAGCAAACAAGAGAAGTTGCCATGCATGCTTTCATGGGAATTGACTTTTTTCTGCTTTTGTGGCAGTTCCTAGGGAACTTAAGAAATCTTAGAGACTCGCATGCAGCTCTTGCTGTTGGATCTTCTGAAACAAAAGCTGGCGAGCCCTCTTCTGTTACAAGAATAATTTCAGAGTGCGAGTCTGCACTGACATTCTTAAATCGTGATCTTGGCATTCTCTCGGCTTCGATTTCACGTGAGAAAGGTAACAATGCGAGTTTATGATGAATGCATCAAAAGATAGCTAAAAACTTCTGACATGACCTTACAACTCTTTCTTGGGAACTTATTTTGtggaatatttatattatgtttaaAGGTTGATTGAATTGAATGTCACAATACCACTGTTATTTTAGTGAGTGTGCAGTGTTCACCATGTCGGAGTAtattagttttgatttgattcttgATTCTTGATTCCTCAAACCTTGAATGTATCATGTGAAATGAATGGCAGACTATTCCGTATGCTATATATGATGATTAGAGTTGGGGTTTATTGTCTCCACTAGAAAGTtggataatattattttctaaagcaaaaaaatgaatgtacaagcaaggttgttaaaatctcGTTTTTAACTCctaaaatcgtacgattttacgagttagtGTATGTTTTCGTGTTAAATCGGcttataaacttgaaaaatggTAAAATCGTAGCAAAACATTGAAATCGGCTGAAAACGTTTAAAATCGCTTTTTTGAACCCTGTTTTACGTGTTTAAAAGGAATACACACACACTGCAGTTTGCACTACAGTAAGCCAATAAGaacattaaaaagtaaaaaacctaGCGTCTCCTGGCGCCTCTCTTTCTCAATATCCTTCTAGTTCTAGTTTTCCAATCCAAACTTccaattttcaaattcaaaacgaATCATCTCTGCAACATTTAAGTAAGTTACCATCCAGTGTTCCATACTTTCATCTCTTCAATTTCCATCTCTTCGTAACTTACCAATTTTCAAATTCCACTTTTATACAATTTACCACTCTTTCCATCTCTTCAATTTTCATTTGGGTATGTCTCTAGAATATATGCATCTGCTGGTAGATGGGCTGATGTCTCTAGAATGAGAGTGAAGATGAAACAGGGAGGACTTGCGAAACAACCTGCAGGATCCAGTTGGGTAGTTTTGAGGGGAAAGAAACATGAGTTTCTTTTTGCAGACAGATCCCATCCTCTAAGTgagagaatatataaaaaatggacTGGTTGGGAAAAAAGTTGAAGGAATTTGGTTGTgtttctgataaaaaaattgctCTACATGATGTCGAGGATGAGCGGAAGGAAGTGATGTTGTCTTTTCACAGTGAGAGGCTTGTTATTGCGTTTGGGCTAGTTAGCACCGTGGGGGGGTAGCACAATAACAATCATGAAGAATCTTCGTGTATGTGGGGATTGTCACTCTGTTATTAAGCTTATGTCAAAGATTGTAGGATGCAAGATTGTTGTTAGAGATTCCTGCTTTCACCACTTCAAGAATAACATTTGTTCTTGCAGTGATTATTGGTAGCACTATTAGGGTTTTTTCCTTGTTAAATCTGCTGGATCAATGTGCTGATTTGGGATGCCTATAAGCACATTAAAGCATCTTCATGATGACCAAAACAAACATTTTGAAGAGGAAGAGAATAGAATTATGCAGATAAATTTTAAGATCATATaggaattttatataaattattatttaaaacatgtaaTTTAAGGTACTTGaactatatatgaatttttatttgaaacatgtattttaaggtgtttgaactatatatgaaaaaaaattctttacgATTTTAcaatctgattttattttatattttccgtGCCGtgtcaaaaatgtgtttttgacaaccttgtaTACAagtattaatgtgttttttgatatcaagaaaaaaaaatataactttgcattgattatatataataaaataaaacgagGAGAATcatatgtattaaaaataaaaaagttgttaacCCAACCTCGCGTGTAGgatttaaagtttatttgttATGTAATATAAAAATAGGATAATATTGCGAGCATGTTTTAttgtatcatatttttttaattaagaaatgcAAAGATGATGtttacaataatttattttttaaatctataaactgataaattgaaaaatacttttttctttttaatttcttatcttaaaaagtaattttttttatcaagaaataaTATCCCATGAAATTAAGTTAtagaaagattaaataaaaatttcaatgatgaaatataagaaaaaataatataaaaaaggaacTCATTAACACAGTATTTCTCAGATATATCCATGcatcaaaattaaatagtaGGAAAAAAGAGGCAAATATAAACAtcctaaataatatttagatataAAGACTTCAGAATAGAAGGTTCTATAACCCATACTAgagcaaaattaaaaacaaaagagctATTTTACGGCTCAATCATCCATGGGATCATTTTCTTCACTCATAACATCGATTGGGCATGAATGTTAACTCACTCAGAATTTGCTGCTCAAAATGGTTCCTTCCATCTGTGAGAAGCTTCTCTTCCATACCCCTTTACAGGCCATACCTAAATGCGCAATCGGAGGTTCGCCTATGAACAACTAATCTCCTCTACTTTATCACAAAGGATCTACCCTTTCAGATCTATTAAAGcattttatatcataaaaattataaaataacacaacttaaaacaaaatatctatAACTAGGGAATTcaatacataaattaaaatccaactcttttataaataattcaaaatataattaaaatcattatgtGAAGTATCCAtgaataacaaataataaataaactaatagCTTCAAGGAACAAACATGGTATACCGACTCAAGAAGTAGGAAGAATACAACCAAAGATCCTGCTGCTGAaattgaactcaagacttgaaaattttgaatggaGTGGTGAGTCCAAACACTTAGTGGGAGGTAATAACTATAATACATGCTTATATACATTTTAAGATAAATGAATACGATTACATAAATTAAGTACAAAACGAAACATGTATATCAAAGGTATCATATCAAATGgcgtacaaaaaaaatatgcatgtcATAATTACATATCATATTATTGACGTCCTACTCGTTTGCCAGGGTGTATATAAATATCATTTGAGCTCATGATTCTTGTTATCCCATTTGGATCACTGTAAGAAACTTTAGATTAATGCAGGGTAGTTAGCTACTCTATGTTAACGGAGACTAGTTAACATATGTGTACATGATATTCTGTTTCCTAGTTAGCATATATGCACATCTTAAAACTCTAAAACACTTCCTTAATCCATCAACTATCAAATCCCCAATCGAAAACAACATAAAAGGTAGCCATAAttcttacttgtttttttaacccttcttaaaattcaaaagtttaagtttaaaaatagTTGAATCCCTTGATGTTTTAAGAGAAAAGTCAcactaaaagaagaaaaaaaagaaaacataaacaacCTTTGGTCACATACTCTTATATCTGTAGGTTAAGTTAGGTTTTTGGACTGACTTGGGTTCGAGCTTGATCCAAGAATTTGAGCCTCCGTTAAACAAAATTCACTCTCGAATTTGAACTTAACAACTTAAAACGTACAATATCACAAataacatcattaaataaaaaacacaacaacaaaGAGGTGAATATAACATTTCTTGTTAAACATTTAAACCTCTTTTTTATGcttataaacataaatataaaacaaaattaaataaaaaaagatcaccAGGCCATAAAGAACCTACTTTTGGATAGAAAAGTATATCTAAAATAACTACTctctatttgtattttttttttttggaaaattttgCCTCTCATAAACTTGCAAAGCTAAGAAATCTTTTGTTTAGGCTCTTAGATCTCTACACTTGTGTTTCTTATTGatatttctcttgtttttttttcttatcctttcttttctttttctccttttccctACCTTCAAGTTTGTGGgtatttataagtttttttctagggttttggGAGGTTTTAAATCCATTTCTAACATCTTGTTATTGAGGAAAGTGTTGTAAACCCTTGATAAGGATCCATTAAGAAGGCTTTGTGTgtgaacataaataaaataggcAAGTTTTTAGATGATAATTGCACCGTCAGGATTGACTGAGTTGCCTACTTTTGAGACCTTATCGGAGTAATTTTGATGTCATTGTTGCATGAGATCATTTGAAGTTGGTAGAGGGGATAAACACCTTTTATTTGAATCCAATGTTGCTCAATTTGGAGGTCTGTAGCTCTATATTTATGTATTTGAAGTTATCAATTCAATCAACCAAAACTATCAGGGCTGACTGAGTTGCCCACTTTTAAGATCCTGTCGAAGCAATTCTAAAATCATCGTTGCATGAAACCACTTGAAGTTGATAGAAGGGATACATGTCTTCCATTTGAATCCAACCTTGCTCAATTTGAAAGTGTGTAGCTGAACATTCATGCGTTTGAAGTAACCAATCTAGTCAGTCAAAACTGTCAAAAATAGAGGCCAATCGATCGAATAACATGCCACTTACCTTCTCTTCTTTAAGTCTGAATGAAACGTCATTTAGGgattttaatttgggatttgaaaatttcaattgagcctatattcttccaatttcttttaattgcactcATAATTgccttcaaacttttaatttcatgcacaTCACCCTTGACAAACTCAATTATTAGCTCCTAAGTTggttttcttttacattttggtctttagttttcaatttttgtattttgaccctcaattgactaacaaatttctaatttcttcaatttggctcTTATTTTAGTCAATTTTAGCCCCTATATTCATGCTCCTTTTCTAGTttgatccttgatttggattttttcaatcaattccaTAATTGcctatcaaactttaatatttatgcaattaattccttgatttgatcaaattaactccTAAAAATTGCAATTCGAcccctaaactttaatttcttctaattaaagtctaaattgactttaaaaaatatttgtttcttgcaattaagccctcaataaattcaatgaaattttaaaaaattcaattttaaaattttctccttaaattgaattttctttaccAATAAGACCTTCATCAGTCAATAATACactatcaaatttttcaatcttgTACATTTAATCTTCCTCAATCAGTTTTCGACAATTTATTAGGCATTCTTGCAtacttctctctcctctctctctctttcgcgcgcgcgcgcgcacacacacagatattttattttcttccattttttaattttttttgtattttctcttttttaattttttttctgtttttttgtttatgtaa
Coding sequences within it:
- the LOC133669342 gene encoding AUGMIN subunit 7 isoform X2, with product MAAKQMEDIQRKLGMLNYPRANAPAQSLLFAGMERYALLEWLFFKLLGDKSPFSQQNLQGDAMDRDEETARIQYLAEIAKFLGITSIIDTEAIQGRGSYEDRTEMLRLIVDLVEASIYADNPEWSVDEQVAKDIQLIDSIAEKQALIFSEECKLFPADVQIQSIYPLPDVSELETKLAEQSKILQSLQQKIDDLASKHAYNPDEEYSEVESHLRAHLESFLETARSFNVIYTKEIRPWTHMMEVPQLHGFGPAANRLLEAYKMLWKFLGNLRNLRDSHAALAVGSSETKAGEPSSVTRIISECESALTFLNRDLGILSASISREKGNNASL
- the LOC133669342 gene encoding AUGMIN subunit 7 isoform X1 → MAAKQMEDIQRKLGMLNYPRANAPAQSLLFAGMERYALLEWLFFKYPISPYYYLVLCHFVNGLFNYWEKRLKEKINLLLGDKSPFSQQNLQGDAMDRDEETARIQYLAEIAKFLGITSIIDTEAIQGRGSYEDRTEMLRLIVDLVEASIYADNPEWSVDEQVAKDIQLIDSIAEKQALIFSEECKLFPADVQIQSIYPLPDVSELETKLAEQSKILQSLQQKIDDLASKHAYNPDEEYSEVESHLRAHLESFLETARSFNVIYTKEIRPWTHMMEVPQLHGFGPAANRLLEAYKMLWKFLGNLRNLRDSHAALAVGSSETKAGEPSSVTRIISECESALTFLNRDLGILSASISREKGNNASL